The following are encoded in a window of Massilia sp. R2A-15 genomic DNA:
- the sdhD gene encoding succinate dehydrogenase, hydrophobic membrane anchor protein, producing the protein MANNNNIGPKRLVVGAHYGLKDWLAQRITAIVMALYTFTLLFSFLSGHNFTYEGWAGLFAHQWFKLFSLVTFAALFYHAWVGVRDIWMDYVKSVGLRLTLQILTIVWLVVCAAWAVQILWSV; encoded by the coding sequence ATGGCTAACAATAACAACATCGGCCCAAAACGCCTGGTCGTCGGCGCCCACTACGGCCTGAAGGACTGGCTGGCGCAGCGCATCACCGCCATCGTCATGGCGCTCTACACTTTCACCTTGCTGTTCTCCTTCCTGTCCGGCCACAACTTCACCTATGAAGGCTGGGCCGGCCTGTTCGCGCACCAGTGGTTCAAGCTGTTCTCGCTGGTCACCTTCGCGGCGCTGTTCTACCACGCCTGGGTCGGCGTGCGCGACATCTGGATGGACTACGTGAAATCGGTCGGCCTGCGCCTGACCCTGCAAATCCTCACCATCGTGTGGCTGGTCGTCTGCGCCGCATGGGCAGTACAAATTCTCTGGAGCGTGTAA
- a CDS encoding GntR family transcriptional regulator → MNSLPSQPTDDASTPSGAGAQGGGSGNLPTFSPLYQQIKALLTQSLQSGEWKPGELIPSEVELAARFKVSQGTVRKAIDELAAENLVMRRQGKGTFVSTHHEERAHFRFLKLVPDEGVPHHPDNRILEVRRLRAPPEVAGLLDLKAGDAVIFIKRLMSFDGAPTILEELWLPGAIFKGLTAERLDQYKGPMYGLFESEFGTRMIRATEKIRAVGAEPDAAALLGVGEGTPLLCAERVSFTYGDKAVELRRGLYLTAHHHYQNELS, encoded by the coding sequence ATGAATTCACTCCCGTCCCAGCCGACCGACGATGCGAGCACGCCCAGCGGGGCTGGCGCGCAGGGCGGCGGATCCGGCAACCTGCCGACTTTCAGCCCGCTGTACCAGCAGATCAAGGCGCTGCTCACGCAAAGCCTGCAATCGGGCGAGTGGAAGCCGGGCGAACTGATTCCCAGCGAAGTCGAACTGGCGGCCCGCTTCAAGGTCAGCCAGGGCACGGTGCGCAAGGCGATCGATGAGCTGGCGGCCGAGAACCTGGTGATGCGCAGGCAGGGCAAGGGCACGTTCGTGTCGACCCACCATGAAGAGCGCGCCCACTTCCGCTTCCTCAAGCTGGTGCCCGACGAAGGCGTGCCGCACCATCCCGACAACCGCATCCTCGAGGTCAGGCGCCTGCGCGCGCCGCCCGAAGTGGCGGGCCTGCTCGATCTGAAGGCGGGCGACGCCGTCATTTTCATCAAGCGCCTGATGTCGTTCGACGGCGCGCCGACCATCCTCGAAGAGCTGTGGCTGCCTGGCGCCATCTTCAAGGGGCTGACGGCCGAGCGCCTCGACCAGTACAAGGGGCCGATGTACGGCCTGTTCGAGTCCGAGTTCGGCACGCGCATGATCCGCGCCACGGAGAAGATCCGCGCGGTCGGCGCCGAGCCTGACGCGGCCGCGCTGCTCGGGGTGGGCGAGGGCACGCCGCTGCTGTGCGCCGAGCGGGTGTCGTTCACGTACGGCGACAAGGCGGTCGAACTGCGCCGCGGGCTTTATCTGACCGCGCACCATCATTACCAGAACGAATTGTCGTAA
- a CDS encoding malate dehydrogenase — protein MAKTPMRVAVTGAAGQIGYSLLFRIANGDMLGKDQPVILQLLEIPDEKAQKALKGVMMEIDDCAFPLLAGMTAHSDPMTAFKDADFALLVGARPRGPGMERKDLLEANAQIFTVQGKALDAVASRNVKVLVVGNPANTNAYIAMKSAPSLPAKNFTAMLRLDHNRALSQVAAKTGKPVASIEKLAVWGNHSPTMYADYRFATIDGKSVKDMINDDAWNRDTFLPTVGKRGAAIIEARGLSSAASAANAAIDHMHDWHLGTGGKWTTMGIPSDGSYGIPKDTMFGFPVTVENGEYKIVQGLAIDEFSQERINLTLKELTEEREGVAHLLA, from the coding sequence ATGGCTAAAACCCCAATGCGCGTTGCCGTTACCGGCGCCGCCGGCCAGATCGGCTATTCCCTGCTGTTCCGCATCGCTAACGGCGACATGCTGGGCAAAGACCAGCCGGTCATCCTGCAACTGCTGGAAATCCCCGACGAGAAAGCCCAGAAAGCGCTCAAAGGCGTGATGATGGAAATCGACGACTGCGCATTCCCGCTGCTGGCCGGCATGACCGCGCACAGCGACCCGATGACCGCGTTCAAGGACGCCGATTTCGCCCTGCTGGTTGGCGCGCGTCCACGCGGCCCAGGCATGGAGCGCAAGGACCTGCTCGAAGCGAACGCCCAGATCTTCACCGTGCAGGGCAAGGCGCTCGACGCCGTCGCCTCGCGCAACGTCAAGGTGCTGGTGGTCGGCAACCCGGCCAACACCAACGCCTACATCGCCATGAAATCGGCGCCGTCGCTGCCGGCCAAGAACTTCACCGCCATGCTGCGCCTGGACCACAACCGCGCCCTGTCGCAAGTGGCCGCCAAGACCGGCAAGCCAGTCGCCTCGATCGAGAAGCTGGCCGTGTGGGGCAACCACTCGCCGACGATGTACGCCGACTACCGCTTCGCCACCATCGATGGCAAGTCGGTCAAGGACATGATCAACGACGACGCCTGGAACCGCGACACCTTCCTGCCAACCGTCGGCAAGCGCGGCGCGGCGATCATCGAAGCGCGCGGCCTGTCGTCGGCGGCGTCGGCTGCCAACGCGGCGATCGACCACATGCACGACTGGCACTTGGGCACCGGCGGCAAGTGGACCACCATGGGCATCCCGTCGGACGGCTCGTACGGCATCCCGAAGGACACCATGTTCGGCTTCCCGGTCACGGTTGAAAACGGCGAGTACAAGATCGTCCAGGGCCTGGCCATCGACGAGTTCTCGCAAGAGCGCATCAACCTCACGCTCAAGGAACTGACCGAAGAGCGCGAAGGCGTCGCCCACCTGCTGGCCTAA
- a CDS encoding CoA ester lyase: MHPSEVLFQGKRQPLLLPACDHYAGSEKLMRKSMALQQELGPLFDITFDCEDGAAAGFEKEHAQLVAALINDEGNRFNRIGARVHDPRSTHFAADVAAIVGACANKLAYLVIPKVESLSDVTRVIEFVNRYAAPAGRASLPIHVLIETHGALRDAWDIAALPQVECLSFGIMDFVSAHYGAIPGSAMRTPGQFTHPLVVRAKLEVVAACHAHGKVPSHNVTTEIKDSAVVANDATRAAGEFGFTRMWSIHPDQIKPIIKAFTPRLSEVNEAANILTEAINANWGPISQHGRLHDRASYRYFWTVLQRAKLAGLALPDNAAALVNYATQPEAT; this comes from the coding sequence ATGCATCCTTCCGAAGTCCTCTTTCAAGGCAAGCGCCAGCCGCTGCTGCTGCCCGCCTGCGACCATTACGCCGGCTCCGAAAAGCTGATGCGCAAGTCGATGGCGCTGCAGCAGGAGCTCGGGCCGCTGTTCGACATCACCTTCGACTGCGAAGACGGCGCCGCCGCCGGCTTTGAAAAGGAGCATGCCCAGCTGGTTGCCGCGCTGATCAACGATGAAGGCAACCGCTTCAACCGCATCGGCGCGCGCGTGCACGATCCGCGCAGCACCCATTTCGCCGCCGACGTCGCGGCCATCGTCGGCGCCTGCGCCAACAAGCTCGCGTACTTGGTAATCCCGAAGGTCGAAAGCCTGTCGGACGTCACCCGCGTGATCGAATTCGTCAACCGCTACGCCGCGCCCGCGGGCCGCGCCAGCCTGCCGATCCACGTGCTGATCGAAACCCACGGCGCCCTGCGCGACGCCTGGGATATCGCCGCCCTGCCGCAGGTCGAATGCCTGTCGTTCGGGATCATGGATTTCGTCTCGGCCCACTACGGCGCCATTCCCGGCAGCGCGATGCGCACCCCGGGCCAGTTCACCCACCCGCTGGTGGTGCGCGCCAAACTGGAGGTCGTCGCGGCATGCCACGCCCACGGCAAGGTGCCGTCGCATAATGTGACCACCGAAATCAAGGACAGCGCGGTGGTCGCCAATGACGCCACCCGCGCCGCCGGCGAGTTCGGCTTCACGCGCATGTGGAGCATTCACCCCGACCAGATCAAGCCGATCATCAAGGCCTTCACGCCGCGCCTGTCGGAAGTGAACGAGGCCGCGAACATCCTCACCGAGGCGATCAACGCCAACTGGGGCCCGATTTCCCAGCACGGCCGGCTGCACGACCGGGCCAGCTATCGCTATTTCTGGACCGTCCTGCAGCGCGCCAAGCTGGCCGGCCTGGCGCTGCCCGATAACGCGGCGGCGCTCGTCAACTACGCAACACAACCGGAAGCCACTTAA
- the sdhC gene encoding succinate dehydrogenase, cytochrome b556 subunit, with translation MSEAVREGPKKQRPQFRNIHVTELSNYRLPLAGVVSILHRISGFAMFVALPVILYLFQMSLLSEDTFKYFAGIAQHPLVKLVILALCWAYFQHFCAGLRHLFMDLHMGLDKDSARKSAATVLAASLFLTFVTALKLFGVF, from the coding sequence ATGTCCGAAGCCGTGCGCGAAGGTCCAAAAAAACAGCGGCCGCAATTCCGTAACATCCACGTTACCGAGTTGAGCAACTACCGCTTGCCGCTGGCCGGCGTCGTATCGATCCTGCACCGCATCAGCGGGTTCGCAATGTTCGTGGCCCTGCCGGTCATCCTCTACCTCTTCCAGATGAGCCTGCTCTCGGAAGACACCTTCAAGTACTTCGCCGGCATCGCGCAGCACCCCCTCGTCAAGCTGGTGATCCTGGCACTGTGCTGGGCTTACTTCCAGCACTTCTGCGCCGGCCTGCGCCACCTGTTCATGGACCTGCACATGGGCCTGGACAAGGACTCGGCTCGCAAGAGCGCGGCCACCGTGCTGGCGGCCAGCCTGTTCCTCACTTTCGTCACCGCCCTCAAACTGTTCGGAGTCTTCTGA